Part of the Qipengyuania sp. SS22 genome, ACTGTTGTTCGGCAAGCTGGCCGATGGCGGTGAGGTGTCGGTGACGATGAAGGACGGCAAGCCGAGCTTCGAGCTGACCCCTGCCCCGCCCAAGGCCAAGCGCAAGGCTCCGCCGCGCAAGAAGGCGGCGGAGAATAAGGCGCCGACGAGCAAGAAACCGCCGGCCGATGCCAGCGAAAGCACCGACGAGAGCGAAAGCTGAGCCGCCGACAAAACCACATCAAAGGGGCGCCACCGGGAACGGTTGGCGCCCCTTTCGTTTGAATCGAGGATGGCCGCAGCCCCGTTCTCCTGGATCAAGCCCGAACCGCACGGCATCCATGTGGTCCCCGCCGATTGCTGGATCGACCCCAGCCGCGCGGTCGACCGGGCGCTGGTCACGCATGGCCATGCCGACCATGCCCGCGGTGGCCATGGCCAGACCGTCGCCACTCCCGCCACGCTGGCGATCATGGAGTTGCGCTACGCAACTAAAGCGGGCGCGACCCCGGTCGAATATGGCGAGACGATCCGCCTGCCGGGCGGAGTCGATGCGACGTATATCCCTGCCGGTCATGTGCTCGGCAGTGCGCAGATCCTGCTGGAACATGCGGGCGAGCGCGTGGTGGTAACCGGCGATTACAAACGCCGAGCCGATCCGACGTGCCCCCCGTTCCAGGTCACTGCCTGCGACATCTTCATCACCGAGGCGACCTTTGGCCTGCCGGTGTTCTGTCACCCCCCGATCGAAGAAGAGATGGCCAAGCTGCTCGAGCGGCTGGCGGCGCATCCCGAACGCTGCGTGCTGGTCGGCGCTTACGCGCTGGGCAAGGCACAGCGGGTGATCGCCGAACTACGCCGCGCGGGCCATACCGACCCGATCTATCTGCATGGCGCGATGGAGAAGATGTGCCGGCT contains:
- a CDS encoding ligase-associated DNA damage response exonuclease, which produces MAAAPFSWIKPEPHGIHVVPADCWIDPSRAVDRALVTHGHADHARGGHGQTVATPATLAIMELRYATKAGATPVEYGETIRLPGGVDATYIPAGHVLGSAQILLEHAGERVVVTGDYKRRADPTCPPFQVTACDIFITEATFGLPVFCHPPIEEEMAKLLERLAAHPERCVLVGAYALGKAQRVIAELRRAGHTDPIYLHGAMEKMCRLYEEHGVDLGELRLVADHTKDDMRGAVVVSPPSALNDRWSRRLPDPITAMASGWMRVRQRARQRNVELPLVISDHADWGELTRTITEVDAAENWITHGREDALLRWCQLRQRRARALAMVGYEDEDD